The Penaeus chinensis breed Huanghai No. 1 chromosome 12, ASM1920278v2, whole genome shotgun sequence DNA segment TCAAAATTCATCATGGTTATAGCCTCGGGGGTTATACACATTGAGGACATATCCGAAGGGGTTGGCATCGCGGTGGTAGGAAGGCGTGTTGGAGAGAAACATGCTAACGCCATCACAGTCGTTTAGGTAACCCCTCCAGCGCTCGAGGTTCAGAGAGGCTGGAATGAGGAACCCGCTGCTACGTCCCAGGCAGGCGATGGCCAGAACCAAGAGCACGAATGTTGTAGTTCTCATTGTAGTGATTGCTGTGCTAGGACCGAGTGAGGATGACTGTTGTTGTTAGCCTTCGTGGCGGGGTTGTTATAGGGCAGGAGGAACTGAGGGTGGCAGGTACTCGGGTGAAAGAAGGACTCGGGGAAGGGGTAGTGCACGGGGACGCGGAACCTCCACGGACTAAGATTTACTCAACACGAATTAtgcgtaacatttttttttcttcagttatttGGTATATAATGCAATATACGTATATGAGaatagggaacacacacacacacacacacacacacacgtatatatatatatatatatatatatatatatatgtatatatatatatatatatatatatatatatatatatgtatatatatgtacatatatacatatatatctgtatatatatatatatatatatatatatatatatatatacatatgcatgtgtatatatgtatatatatctgcttacatatatgcatgtatatatatgtatatatatatacatatatttatatatatatatatatatatatgtatatatatgcatatatatatatatgtgtgtgtatatatatgtatatatatatatgtgtgtatatatatatgatttatatatctatatgtgtgtgtatatatatatgatttatatatacatacatatacatatattaatgaatatatatatatatatatatatatatatatatatatatgtgtgtgtgtgtgtgtgtgtgtgtgtgtgtgtgtgtgtgtgtgtgtgtgtgtgtgtgcgtgtgtgtgtgtgtatatagatatatatatacatatatacatatatatatgtatatatatatacacatgtatatatatatatgtatttataactatatatatatgtatttatatgcgtgtacatatatgtatatatatgatttatatatgcatacatatacatatattaattaatatatatatatatatacatatatatatattacatatttacatataatatatatgatttatatgtgcatacatatacatatattaatgaatatatatatacatatatattacatatttacatataatatatatgtgtgcatatatatatatatatatatatatatacagatatatgtacatatatacatatgatatatatgaatgcatatatatatatatatgaatatatatatatacatatgatatatatgtatgcatataaatatgtatatatatgtacgtatatatatgcatgtatatatatgtatatataggtgtgtatatatatgtgtatatatgtgtatatatgtgtatatatacataaatatatgcatatatatgaatatgtatacatatgatatatatgtaggcatatatatatgtatatatatatatatgtaggcatatatatatgtatatatatatgtatgcaaaaaagtatgcatatatatatatatatatatatatatatatatatatatatatatgtatgtatgtatgtatgtatgtatgtatatatgcatgtatatatgtatatatatatatatttatatatatacacacacacatatatatatatatatatatatatatatatatgtgtgtgtgtatataaatatatacatatatatatatatatatatatatatatatatatatatgaggcttaCAAGTTACATTCCTCATTTAAACAAATCTCCACTCTAAATCAGAACCAGCGAGCacatcccctctcccactcccccaaaACCACAATCACTTTTTCCCGCAAGCCTTTCGCGATGATCCCAACAGCCCTCGCCGTCCTTCCTTTCCAGATCACCTGAGCCTCGACTCCGACTCGCTCTTCAGGCTGCTTCGAGGAGGACTCATCCTCGACGTGTTCGACACGGACGACGTCGACTGGTGCAACGGGGAGCTCTGGATAGGTTGGTGATATTCCCGTGGATAGTTGCTCTATAGGTGTGTGTTggcgagtgtatgtgcgtgtgtatatgcagatgtgtgtgtgtctatatgtagatataaatcgatagatatatagataagtagataaatatatcaattgggagatagatatataagtagataaatatatcaattgggagatagatagataagtagataaatatatcaattgggagatagatagatatatagatagatatatcaattgggagatagatagataagtagataaatatatcaattgggagatagatagatatatagatagatatattaattgggagatagatagataagtagataaatatagtaattgggagatagatagatatatagataaatatatcaattgggagatagatagataagtagataaatatatcaattgggagatagatagatatatagatagatatattaattgggagatagatagataagtagataaatatagtaattgggagatagatagatatatagatagatatattaattgggagatagatatatagatagatatatatatatatatatatatatatatagatagatatattaattgggagatagatagatatatagatatatatattaattgggagatagatagatatatagatagatatattaattgggagatagatagatatatagatagatatattaattgggagatagatagatatatagatagatatattaattgggagatagatagatatatagatagatatatagatagatatatagatagatatattaattgggagatagatagatagatagatgtatagatagatatatagatagataaatagatagataaatagatagatgtatagatagatatatagatagatatatagatagataaatagatagataaatagatagataaatagatatataaatatatagatacatagatagataaatagatagatacatagatagataaatagatagataaatagatagataaatagatagatacatagatagataaatagatagataaatatatagataaatagatagatagacatagatagatgaatatatagatagacatagatagataaatatatagatagacatagaaagacagacagccagatagatatagatatacatatagatatacatatagatatacatatatatatagatataaatatagatatacatatatagatatagatatagatatacatatagatatacatatatatagagatatacatatatatagagatatacatatatatatatagatagatatagatataaatatagatatagatatagacatagatatagatatagatatagatatagatatagatatagacatagatatagatatagatatagatatagacatagatatagatatagacatagatatagacatagatatagacatagacagacagatatacacatatatcatagcAAGTGAACCCCGTTACCCCAGGTCACCGCGGGCAGGAGGAAGTGGAGCGCGAGATCGCCAAGACGGCCGAGGAGTGGGTTCTCGAGGCCTACACCCTCCACCCAGAGCATGGCCTGTCCTTTACTACTCAACCGATATTTGTGAGTGAAGCTTCTTTCCTTTCCAAGTCTGTGTAAGCAGCAATAtgcaaatatagaaaagaaagtaaaaagaagttgatttatttaatttgacAATGAGataaagacgtgtgtgtgtgtgtgtgtgtgtgtgtgtgtgtgtgtgtatgtgtatatatatatatatatatatatatatatatatatatatacacagacacatatatatatgtatacaccactCCGTAGTATCACTTGACAGAATTGTCCATACAATCATATTATACATTCATTATCGATCTTACACTTTTATGAGTATACATTTTGATTTTCTAGTTTACCGGCGATCCTCCGTTCTACATTTTAGCGGAGGCTCCTTCAGTGTGCAGAAGGGGAGAACAGGTGGGTGATTTAAGGTCAATAGTTAATGATGACAATTGCTAACTAGGCTAAATATGGTATACAAACTTAAATCTTTAATGCTATGCTAAGACTTTAGTATTGTGAATACAGGCGGTAATATTATTTCTTGTGTGTAAAAGTTATAGTTTGGGTGATATTAACATTTGTTTCAATGAGGATTATAGTCTTATCATGTCAATGACAACCATAATAGTCGTAATGAAAATGAATAGCCCAGTACAGTAATTTGCAATGCAGATAACGAATGATCCCAATAATAATCGCCGTCAGattcaaacacaaaacacacacaaacataaaaaacttATCAACCCCCAGATTTCCATCCGCGTGTTAGTGCACAACATGCTGGAGACGACGGTGCAGGCGCTGCTGCTCGTGCACGACAGCGACGACTACCGCTTCGTCCACGTGGAGAGCAAGGGCCGCGTGTCGCACTTCCATCCCAGGACGTCCAGGGGGCAGCACCAGCACCTGCTCTTTGTAAgtcgtgtatctctctctctctctctctctctctctctctctctctctctctctctctctctctctctctctctctctctctctctctctctctctctctctctctctctctctctctctctctctctctctctctctctctctctctctctctctctctctctctctctctctctctctctctctctctctctctctctcctttcattagcattacaatccccatcttcattatcatcatcgttaactcCATATGTACTTCACTGTcgctattacagtcattattacttgatcattattataatcttttcagTACCATAATTCTTTTCTTTACAGTTGATCTACCGACATCATACCTAATTGTACAACCACGACATGCCCtacttaataaaaacaaaaaaactccagtTATTCCCTTAATTTTGATCTCATATACAAAACATGACTTAACAGTGCTACAATATCACAAATATTAAAACTCTAACATAGATAAgtgactatctttttttttttttttttttttcaaatgtgtgCTTTCCCAACAGATCCCGGGAGGAAGCAGCAAAGAGGTTGTCTTTCCTTTGGCCGTCGTCAAGGAGTCAGGGTCAATGGAGGTGACGGTGGAGGCCGTGTCGCAAGTGCGCAGGGATTCGGAGACGTTGGAGATCGAAGTGAAGGTGAGGTGGATGCTGCATTTTTTTTCAGATGTCACTGTTTCATGCATTtgttataggtatatgtgtatatatatgcatttgtatatgtgtatgtatatatatatatatatatatatatatatatatatatatacatgtgtgtgtgtgtgtgtgtgtaaatacattcgcgcacacacacacacacacacacacacacacacacacacacacacacacacacacacacacacacacacacacacacacacacacacacacacacacacagacagacacacgcacacacacacacacgcacacccacacacacacacccacacacacacacacacatatatatatatatatatatatatatatatatatggatatggatatgcaaatatacttgtatatgtacatttgcctCCGACCAGGAAGCTTCTTCCTTTGGAGTCAATCTTAGATAATTCTTGATAACTTAAAGATATTTACGAGATAATTTCTAACCCAAAAActtgataatactaacgatatgATATTCATCATGAGTCTCGCTATCATGACCGCTGTTTCTTCCAGCCCGAGGGTGTGCCGGTCAGAAAGCACACGTCCCTCGTGCTCGACTTGAGGAACAGGGCCCTCGTCTACGAATTCTTGGATGTTGCGATCGACGAGAGTCCCATCATTCCCTTCAGCATCTTCAGGAGGTTCCTGTACGGATCCCCCGCCGGCAGGATATCCATTTCAGGTAATGGCGTGAGATGACGTCAGCAGATTTTAAGAAGAAGCATTTGAAATCGCTGAATGTATGACTTCAAATAgatgtctgtatctatttatctatttgtctgtctatgtatttatctatttatctatgtatcgatATCTGCTGGTTTTTAGTATCCGCGAGAATTAATCAGATTGTGGTTCTTTATTTACCTTTGCTTGTGTCTGCAGGGGATGTGTTCGGCCCCATTCTGGAGGGCATCTCCGTCGACCACACGGAGGTGTTTGGGGGGCGCCATCTGCGCAGCACCGACGGGGTGGCTTTCAATTTCGGAGCCACGCTGTGGACACTGCACTACTTGAGGCTCACGAATCAGGTTGGTCTGTGAAAGGATGCgcgtgaacacacacgcacagtgtgtgtgtgtgtgtgtgtgtgtgtgtgtgtgtgtgtgtgtgtgtgtgtgtgtgtgtgtgtgtgtgtacacacacatacacacacacacacacacacatatgtgtgtgtatatgtatatgtatatatatatatatatatatgtgtgtgtgtgtgtgtgtgtgtgtgtgtatcgaaaaTAGTGTGGCACTATGATCACCATACAATAAATCAGGAACGGCCGATGTTGACGGGAAAtatcagaaaaaacaaaacatcaaaaatactaaaaatattgtCATAATAAGCACAGGCTTTGCATCAATGAGAATGCAACTAAACGAActaaacaacagtaatagtaaaccCAACCACAAAATCCGCAGTTGGATATGTCAGAGGCAAAGGACTCCTTCGAGTACCTGACGGTGCAGCTCGCGGGTCTTATGTGGCGCTGTCGAGACGGTGGATTTAGCATGTGGGCTTTCACTCCGCCAAATGTTTGGTAGGTCTTATTTTTCGTCATTGTTACTACTTTTTACTGATTAACTTTCTTTTAACTTGTCGTTTCGCTGTGATTGGGATAATTCATCAGTTGAAATGTGCTAACCTGTTCCAAATTTTCGAAGTCTGTTGAATAAGATTATtcctgcaataaaaaaaatattgaaacaatTTACCAGAAAATGTAATACTAAGAATATTTTCTACGACTTCCAGGGTGACCGCGAGAGTGCTAAACATACTCTTGGCAGCGCAACATGAAGATTGGGAGAATCTGTTATATATTGACCCGCGAATCATAAGGAAAGGCGTAGTGTTCCTGCTTCGCCACCAGATGGCAGATGGCGGTTTCAAAGAGGAAGGCTCTCGTGCGCTGGACAGCAAGGTAGCTATATTGTTTCATAAATACTGGGTTATATTATAATGTGGTGAAGTTTGTTGAATGAACAGatatcatttgtatatttttcatttatttggcaAGTTATAATGTCTGCAAATTCCAATAAAATCTTCGTTCTCGACCGCAATAACTTTGGAGGGGGAAACCTTATCCTTGATAAGCTTTTTGTAATCGACAAACTAATACTACATGGACATAAATAACATGCCTCTTCTCTCCCTAGGCCAAGAAGACAGGCAAGTCATCTTCAGTACCTCTTACAGCATTAGTTTTTCTCGTTCTGCACAAAGGCCTTGCCAGTCTCCAAGGTAGCGCTCGCGATCACGCTATTCGTGGACGAGCTCGAGCCGTCAGGTGAGACAGAGGCGgatctttttcattatatatatatatatatatatatatatatatatatatatatatatatttatatttatatatatatatttatatatatatatatatatatatatatatatatatatactgattattATCGTCGTTGCTGATACTGTTGTAATTACGTTCCATTATACAAGTTTCAATTATCCGTTGATGATGCATCAAGGTTATGAATGTCACGGCTATCCGTTTGCAGATTTTTGGAGAGTCAGTTAGTACATCTGAACGACAGTTACCACGTGGCGTTGACTGCACACGCCCTGACCCTCATGGGAAGCTCTTTGGCGAATGCTGCAGCCGGGAAGCTGGAGGCCATGATGTTGACTGatggtgagggaagaagaggaagacgaggagagagagagagagagagagagagagagagagagagagagagagagagagagagagagagagagagagagagagagagagagaggggggagagagggggagaggagagagagagagagagagagagagagagagagagtgagagagagagagagatagagagagagagagagagagagagagagagagagagagagagagagagagagagagagagagagagagagagagagagcgagagagagagagattggagagggaaAATATTGAGGCATTTACTAATAGTTCTTCACCACGACTCCAGGTGGAATGAGCTACTGGTCGCGCACCCGCATGAAGGCACACACACGCCGACAGGAGACAAGCCAAAGGGCCTTCCTGCTTCCCCGAGAACTTCAAGAATGGGATTCGCACGCCGTCGAGAGCACAAGCTACGCGCTTCTGGTGTTCTTGGCCCTGGAAGGCGTCACAGCCACCACAGAGCGGATCATGCGATGGCTCAACGCTGTGAGAGACTGGGACCGGGCGTTCATGTCCACTGTTGTAAGTATTTCATTATAGAAAAAAAGTCGTTTTCGTTCACTTAGGCAAACAAAGTTTCACTAGTGTAATAATTTGATTTCGAAGGGAATTTCTGATTTTTTCCCAACAGATTTCCAAAGTATGACTTTGTGATTCCCATTTCAGATGATTTCATTTAAATACACGGCATCTCTTATATCTCCCACAGGATACGGTGGTGGCCATGGAAGCGCTGGCAGAATACGCTTTCATAGCTCGGCTTCGTGACTTGACAGAGATCGAATGCACGCTGGATGTGACGTCAGAAGAAACCCAGTCTGTCCACCTCTCTATCAGTAACGTTTCAACGGCGTCGTATCACACCTTTGAAGTACGTGTTCTTAGACTGAAATTATTAACCCGAATGCCTTATGTATGTTTGGAACACAAGTGTATATTCTATTAAAGGGATTATTATATACGAATTTATGTTGATACTGTGAAATATATTAtggcattgatgataatatcaacaatagcaacagtgatatagataacaacaataacaatggcaatgataaaaaggTTGTCGTTCTTTCCGATAGCAGCCAAGTCGCTCTGACCAGTCTCGTGTGTGCtaacactcccctcctcctcagctGGAGAACGTGTGGGGCCACATCAACCTCCTCGCCAAGGGCTCGGGTCAGGCGGTGGCTCAGCTGGACGTCTCTTGGGGCGTCGACGTCCTCAGGTTCATCGAGCAGCCGCACAAGAGGTACTTCGAGCTCAACGTCGTCGAGAGATACCACCAGTTTAGAAACAAGTCGCTCATCACCACCACTGTTTGCGCGCAGTAAGATAGATTTCCAAGTTTTGTTTTGcgaagtgttatttttattattattgttgtatttagtCTAGAAGCGTTTCCATACCCTTTCATATAAAGATGACGGAATTCTTAATTTGCTGTGTTCATTAGTTTCTCTCCGTACATAAGAATGTAAAACTATTGCACTTCTTTCTAGATGGTTAGCTACAGAGGACAGTCACACGAGCCACGCTGCACTGGTGGAAATCGAGATTCCAACCGGTTATATATTCTTTCAACCCATTGCCGAAGTTACCGCTTTAGGAATCAAAGAAAACGGCACCTTTCCTGAAATACGAAATGTCCACACGACGAACACTCACGTCTTCTGGCAGTTTGAATATGTAAGAAGATAAGTTTTTGTTGGGTAATATTAAAGAGCATGTTGGTGTATACATGCACTAGCTTCTTTTAAAATAATTGAAAACACTCTTTGATGTAAACGATGTAGATACTGTAGGGTCTTGTAGTGTACTATTACAGGTTAACACATGTGAACGTGTCACAAAACTCACTTATTCTAAACCAGTGGTTCTCAAACGTTTTTCTTTTCGTAACGCCCCCTTTTAACTTTCTGCAAACagtaattttatctatttatctatttgtgtgtgtgcgtgagtgtgtgtgtgtgtgtgtgtgtgtgtgtgtgtgtgtgtgtgtgtgtgtgtgtgtgtgtgtgtgtgtgtgtgtgcgtgcgtgcgtgcgtgcgtgcgtgcgtgtgtgtgtgtgtgtgtgtgtttgtgtgtgtgtgtgtgtgtgttgtgtgtgtgcgtgtgtgtgctcgtttACTTTCAAGCTTACCTAAACTGATTCCCGCCCGCCGCCACTGTATCTAGCTCACACAGTTTGGTAACCACCACTCAAAGCAAACAATATACGAGTGAATTTATACCTTACAGATACCATCGACCAAGAAGCAGTGCTTCAGCTACGACATCCAGCGCTGGTATCCCGCGGCTAA contains these protein-coding regions:
- the LOC125031007 gene encoding CD109 antigen-like, which codes for LALLQDPQGNIVKRWISRAANVGVVSVKFELPELPPEGWWSVRVIARGQREEKKFLVHKIYEPLFEVFVEMPYYGLADAEEIEGTVTGSYLSDKPVSGNASLTLYVKQPWTLPDAHFKRVSSQYFEYVDVEEDFAFPMESLLDHVEQLEGAEVKVECEFHDVFTWIEAKGSSRMRIIANRVHLTFVGSPPFVFRPGMPFHATVSARYVDGEPLEAERLADSSLVVTATVTSKNGGTYALPQVVVPSATTTQHDREEAIATLREALDNNLALQDGEYRAEAEIPDLLDYFAGDNVFTEYRERGIFRFQVSPPPDAVGLSLDVVYSDSDYQGAASAQANAHYSPGDRYIQVTSSTHEAKVGEFAVFHVRTNFQAEHFVYMIISKGVVIHSSKEVTGGDNVVTLSTTVGRAMAPRFTIFVYTVTGHGHVVADSISLPVQVLADTKVHLSTNQHKDHSKKTVELVVGAPPGSFYALTCQRSLNFNKQHPNALSHARIVDKMSELEPTRRSLHSVLHKSREGEFADRLVSLPSPSYGQDVLAAFQDAALIVLTDIKLQLTPGNVGSCNLTRGFLECGDGTCFRHRQLCDGKAQCANKVDEMGCKPLYQDFPPDHSKKQNHLSLDSDSLFRLLRGGLILDVFDTDDVDWCNGELWIGHRGQEEVEREIAKTAEEWVLEAYTLHPEHGLSFTTQPIFFTGDPPFYILAEAPSVCRRGEQISIRVLVHNMLETTVQALLLVHDSDDYRFVHVESKGRVSHFHPRTSRGQHQHLLFIPGGSSKEVVFPLAVVKESGSMEVTVEAVSQVRRDSETLEIEVKPEGVPVRKHTSLVLDLRNRALVYEFLDVAIDESPIIPFSIFRRFLYGSPAGRISISGDVFGPILEGISVDHTEVFGGRHLRSTDGVAFNFGATLWTLHYLRLTNQLDMSEAKDSFEYLTVQLAGLMWRCRDGGFSMWAFTPPNVWVTARVLNILLAAQHEDWENLLYIDPRIIRKGVVFLLRHQMADGGFKEEGSRALDSKAKKTGKSSSVPLTALVFLVLHKGLASLQGSARDHAIRGRARAVRFLESQLVHLNDSYHVALTAHALTLMGSSLANAAAGKLEAMMLTDGGMSYWSRTRMKAHTRRQETSQRAFLLPRELQEWDSHAVESTSYALLVFLALEGVTATTERIMRWLNAVRDWDRAFMSTVDTVVAMEALAEYAFIARLRDLTEIECTLDVTSEETQSVHLSISNVSTASYHTFELENVWGHINLLAKGSGQAVAQLDVSWGVDVLRFIEQPHKRYFELNVVERYHQFRNKSLITTTVCAQWLATEDSHTSHAALVEIEIPTGYIFFQPIAEVTALGIKENGTFPEIRNVHTTNTHVFWQFEYIPSTKKQCFSYDIQRWYPAANLTAVRSATIMELFAPEHFEMVMINATPLALLDICEVCGSYQCPYCPIYSGRSTGVCAVFYLYVVSLMTVLWVYLRSDVVL